Genomic segment of Niallia taxi:
TACCTCTAAAGTACAGAGAAGTAGTATTTCTGCATTATTATGAAGAACTATCTTTAGCCGAAATAAGTAAGATTACGGCAGTAAATATAAATACAATAAAAACTAGGTTAAAACGTGCAAAAGAATTATTAAAAGACAAGATGATTGAGGAGGTTTAGGAGATGAATGATCCATTTACTAACCTGAAGAGTTCGATGAAAAAATCAATTTTCAAGGATTTTTCTTTTTCCAATGAAAGAAAAAATGCGGTGAAAGAAACCATTCGTATGAGACAATCTCAATCACAATTTCATTCCTGGAAAATAGAAACCATCATAGCTATATTAGAATCGGTTCAGCATGAATCAAAGGATGGCTACAATATTTCTACCCAACTTTTTCAAAAAAGTGAACATACTTTCCAAAAAAATGAAGGGCA
This window contains:
- a CDS encoding PadR family transcriptional regulator; this encodes MNDPFTNLKSSMKKSIFKDFSFSNERKNAVKETIRMRQSQSQFHSWKIETIIAILESVQHESKDGYNISTQLFQKSEHTFQKNEGQLYSLLHLLENKEILISKWINKKKYYSLNSKGGKYLATYKQDKSKQELFLKHLLEEASL